In Aquincola tertiaricarbonis, the genomic stretch GGCGTGCGAGAAGGCGTGACGACCAGCGAGGCCGAGCGCGTGAAGGAGCTCGAACGCGAAGTACGAGAGCTGCGCAAGGCCAACGAGATCCTGAAGCTGGCCAGCGCGTTTTTCGCCCAGGCGGAGCTCGACCGCCGCCTCAAGTCCTGAAGGCCTTCGTCGACCGGCATCGCCAGGAGTTCGGGGTCGAGTCGATCTGCCGCGTCTTGCAGATCGCCCCGTCGGCCTATTGGCGCCATGCATCCCGTCAGCGCAACCCGGCGCTGCGCTCGCGTCGCGCACAGCGGGATGCGTGCCTGGTGCTTGAGGTCCAGCGCGTGTGGCAGGCCAACATGCAGGTCTACGGCGCTGACAAGGTCTGGCGCCAGCTCAATCGCGAGGGCGTGGCGGTGGCCCGTTGCACCGTCGAACGGTTGATGCGTCAGCAAGGCCTGCAGGGCGTGCGCCGAGGCAAGGCCGTGCGCACCACCGTTCCGGACCTCAAGGCACCGTGCCCGCTGGACCGGGTCAACCGGCAGTTCCGTGCCGAGCGGCCCAACCAGCTGTGGGTCTCGGACTTCACCTACGTGTCGACCTGGCAGGGCTGGGTCTATGTGGCGTTCGTGGTGGACGTGTTCAGCCGGCGCATCGTGGGCTGGCGCCAGAGCAGCTCGATGCACACCGAGTTCGTGCTCGACGCGCTGGAGCAGGCGCTGTACGACCGCAAGCCGACCGAAGGTGATGGCCTCGTGCACCACTCGGACCGCGGGTCGCAGTACCTGTCCATCCGCTACAGCGAGCGCTTGGCCGAGGCCGGCATTGAGCCCTCAGTGGGGTCCAAGGGCGACAGCTACGACAACGCCCTGGCCGAGACCATCAACGGGCTCTACAAGGCCGAGGTCATCCACCGGAGGGGGCCCTGGAAGACCAAGCAAGCGGTGGAACTGGCGACGCTGGAATGGGTGGCTTGGTTCAACCACCATCGACTGATGGAGCCCATGGGCTACATCCCGCCGGCCGAGTTCGAGGCCAACTACCATCGACAACGCGCTGGTCAGGCCGCGACCGTCTGACTTAAACCAACGGGCCTCCGCGATACCCGGGGCGGTTCAGTTCCTGGCGACGATGGAGCAGGTGATGCCATGGGACGCGTTGTGCAGCGTGGTGGAGCCTCACTACCCCAAGCCCGGCAACGGTCGCCCGCCCGTGGGGCTCCAGCGCATGCTGCGGATGTACTTCGTGCAGCACTGGTTCAACCTGAGCGACGAGGCCTGCGAAGACGCCCTGTTGGACAGCACGGCGCTGCGCCGCTTCGTGGGAATCGACCTGGGCGTTGAGCGGGTGCCCGACGCCACAACGCTGCTGAAGTTTCGGCGCCTGATCGAGGCCAATGGCCTGGGGGCTGCGTTGTTCGCCGAGGTCGGCCAGGTGCTGCAGGCCCGTGGCATGAAGGTAGGCAACGGCACCATCGTGGACGCCACCATCATCGCTGCCCCTAGTTCGACCAAGAATGCCAAGGGCCAGCGCGATCCCGAGATGCACCAGACGCACAAAGGCAAGCAGTGGCACTTTGGCATGAAGCTGCATATCGGAGTGGACAGCGAGACTGGCTTGGCTCACAGCGCCGTCGTGACGGCTGCGAACGTGCATGACAAGCACCCGCTGCCCGAGCTGCTGCACGGCGCCGAACACGAGGTGTACGGCGACAGTGCGTACGCCTCGCAGCAGGCACTGATCCGCTTGAAGGCACCACAGGCGCGAGATCGCACCAATCAGCGCGTGCGGCCTGGCAGCGCGACGGCCGGCCTGGATCAGGTCATCAACCGTCTGAAATCCAAAGTGCGCTCGCGCGTCGAGCATGTCTTTGCGGTCACCAAGAGGTTGTGGGGCTTCAGCAAGGTGCGTTATCGCGGCCTGGCCAAGAACGCGACGAGGGCGTTCGTGGCGGTCGCGCTCGCCAACCTCTACCTGGCGCGCAAGCGCCTGGTGGCATGAGTGCGTCTGCGGCCAGCGTGGCCGGCGCCATCGAGGCACTGGCTACGCAAACAAGCGGTCAGGCGCCGCTCGAAAGCCGTTGCCAGCGATATGGCCGCACGTTGTCAGCAGCGCATGGCCGACCGGTAAGAAAAGCGGCGGCTTGTTCAGCACTGCCCTAACTGCCTGCGACATACCCTTGAGCCGTTGGGAACAGCGCTTGCCGGGGCGCCAACAAGAGCTGGCGACGTCGGCTGACTGCCGGACGGGGCAAACAGCAGTGCGGGCCGGCGCTGGCCAGCCCCTTCAGAACAGCTCGATGCGCGGGCCGCCGGCGGTGGCCATGACCGCGGGCTGCGCGGCTTCGGGCGGGCCGCTTTCGCCCTTCGTGCCGCGGTCGTGGGCCACGCGCTGGGCGTTCATCACATAGCTCTGCGTCCAGCGGCCTAGCAGCTCTTCCAGCAGCACCGGCGGTGGCGGTGCCTTGCCGTCGATCAGCGCATAGATCTGGCCGAAGTGGTCCGACAGGCTGCCCAGCGCGGTGTTGATCTGCTCCAGCAGCTGGCGGTTGATGTCCTGGAACTGCATGTCGCCCAGCGCGCTGATGATGTCGCCGTTGACGCTGGACATGCCGCTGTCCATGTCGGTGGACAGCTGCGACAGGTAGGGCACCACCTCCGACAGCGTGTCGCCCATGGTCTGGATGTGGTGGGCGATCTCGCCCAGCTGGTGGGTGCTGCTGTCGCCGCGCTGGCCGTCGGCGGCGGACATTTCTTCGTCGATCGCGGCGGCGGCGCGGGCGATGCCCTGGGTGATCTGGCGCGCCGCTTCGTTGGTGAGGGTGGACAGCCGCCGCACCTCGGTGGCCACCACCTTGAAGCCCGCACCCTCGCGGCCGGCGCGGGCCGCTTCCACGCTGGCGTTGATGGACAGCAGGTTGGTCTGGCGCGAGATCTCGTCGATGGTGGCCGACAGCGGCAGCAGCTGGCGCACCCGCTCGGCCACCGCGCGCACACGCTCGCGGTAGGCCTGCTGGCTCACTTCGAAGCGGGCCTGGTGCTCGGCCAGCGCGGCCACCGCCTGGCCATGCTGGCCGGCCTGGCCCAGCGAGTCGGCCGACAAGCGCTGCGAGCGTGTCACCGCCTCCATGATGCGGCTGCGCAGTTCCTCGGTCTCGCGGTGCACGCGGTTCATGCGCTCACCCATCGACATCACCGCCGCCTCGGACGTCTGGATGGTCACCTCCACCTGCTGGCGCAGCACGTTGAAGGCCTGGCGCAAGGTGTGGATGTCCTGCGTGACCACGGCCACGGTGCGGCGGCGGTGGCCTGAGAGGATGGGCGCGGTGCGCCGCCCCAGCCACAGCCCGGCCAGCGCCCCGAAGGCCAGGCCGGCCAGCGCCTGCGGTGTGACGACTTCCGGCCACACCACCCAGCCCAGCAGGCCGGCCACCGCCAGCGCGCCCAGGCCCGCCGCGGTGCGGGTGAGGGAGACCCAGCGCCTGCGTGTCTGGGCTTGTTGGGTAGAGCTGTCAGGCATGGCTCAAGCTCCCGGCACCACCTGCTTGATCACTTTCAGGAGATCGGCCCCGCCGACGGGCTTGACCAACCAGCCCGTGGCACCGTGTTTCTTGGCCTCGTCGCGCTTGGCCTGCTGGCTCTCGGTGGTGAGTGCCAGGATGGGCGTGAAGCGCACCAGCTTGCGGGCCTCGCGGATCAGCCCGATGCCGTCGAGCTTGGGCATGTTGATGTCGGTGATGATCAGGTCGGGTTTGAGGCCGCCCTTGAGCTTGTTCAACGCCATCTCGCCATCGCTGGCGGTGTCCACCTGGTAGCCGCTGATCTCCAGCGTGTTCTTCAGGCTCATCAGCATGGTCGCGGAATCGTCGACCAGGAAAACGCTCTTCTTCACAGTCACTTCCTTGTGAGGGCGGCACGAAGCCAGGGGTCGGGGGGTGGCACCAGCACCTGGGGTGCCAGCGCCATCAGGGTCTGCAGCACCGCCGCATGCAGGTGTTCGCACTTGCCCAGGTGCACCGCCGGCGCCTTGTGCGCCTGCAGCCATTGGCCCAGGGCCTCGGCGTCTTCCACGCTCACGTGGCCTTCCAGCGCGGCGTGCTTCTTCAGGTAGCGGATGCCCATCAGAGCAGCTCCTTGGGGTTGAGGATCATCAGCACGCTGCCGTCGCCCATCAGGGCGGTGCCGGCAAAGCCGGTGATGCCGGCCAGCACGCCTTCCAGCGGCTTCAGGATGATGTCGCTGGTGCCGTGGAACTCGTCCACCAGCAGGCCGATGGTGTCGGAGCCGATGCGCAGCACCAGCACCGCATGCTCCTGGTCGGCGTTCAGGCGCGGTGCCTCGTCCAGCGCCAGCATGTCGTTGAGGTTGCGCAGCGGCACGATGCGCCCGCGCAGCACCACGGTCTGCGCGTCCTTGAAGCGGTGGATGTCGTCCGCATGCACCCGCACCGTTTCCACGATCAGGTTCATCGGCACGCCGAAGCGGCGGCCGGCGCTCTCGATCATCATCACGTTGGTCACCGCCATCGACAGCGGCAGCGCCAGCCGCACCGTGGTGCCCTGGCCGCGCACGCTGCTGAGCGACACGCTGCCGTGGATGGCTTCCACCGCCGAGCGCACCACGTCCATGCCCACGCCGCGGCCGGAGAGGTCGCTGATCTGCTGCGCGGTGCTGAAGCCGGGCAGGAACACCAGCTGCACCGCGTCCTGCTCGCTCAGCGCATCGGCGCGGTCGGCCGGGATCAGGCCGCGCTCGGCGGCCTTGGCCCGCACCTTGTCGGTGTCGATGCCGGCGCCGTCGTCGGTGATCTCGATCAGCACGCGGTCGCCGTCCTGGCGGGCGCTGACGCGCAGCAGGCCGCAGGCCGGCTTGCCGGCGGCCACGCGGGCCTCGGGCTTCTCCAGCCCATGGTCCAGGCTGTTGCGCACGATGTGGATCAGCGGGTCGGCCAGGCACTCGATGACGTTCTTGTCGGCCTCGGTGTCGCCGCCTTCGATGACCAGCTCCACCTCCTTGCCCAGGCGCTTGGAGATGTCGCGCACCAGCCGCACGAAGCGCTGGAAGATGGTGCCCACCGGCAGCAGCCGCACCTGCATGATGGCGTGCTGCATGTCCTCGGCGATGCGGTTGATCACCGAGTACTGGGTCTTGATCTCGCGCGCCAGCTCACGCTGCTGGAACACCGTCTCGGCCCGTGTGGCCAGGTAGGGCAGGGCGTTCTTGGCCACCACCATCTCGCCGATCAGGTCCATCAGCCGGTCGATCTTGTCCTGGCTGACCTTGAGCAGCCGCGGTGTGCCGGCGCCCGCTTCTTCAGCGGCGGTGGGCGCGCCCGCGCGGCGGCCTGGCACAGCGGCCAGCGGCAGGCCGGCGGCCGTGAGCGCCGGCTCGGCAGCGCGGAACACGGTGCCCGCGGGCTGGTGCTGCTGGGCCCAGGCCTGCAGCGCATCGGCCTGGGCCGGCAGCGCGGCCAGCTGCTGTTGCGCGGCCTGCTGGCCAGGCAGGGCCTGCAGCAGGTTCATGAAGGTCTGGCGCACCGCGGCCACGGTGCCCGCGGCCACGCCGCTGCGCTGCAGCAGCGCGCGCTGGTCGTTCCACAGCTGGCCCAGGCGGCGCAGCATCAGGGCCTGCGCTTCGTCCTTGGCTTCTTCGTCCTGCGGCACCGGCCCGGCCACAGGCATGGGCGCGGAGGTGGCCGCCGGTGTAGCCTGGAACTCATGCCAGGCCACCTGCTCGGGCACGTAGCGGTAGTGCTCTTCCAGGTAGGCGCGCGGTGCCTCGCTCACCAGCAGCAGCACCAGGTTGCAGCGGTAGCAGTCGAACTCGGCCGCCGGCGGCCAGGGTGCCAGCGGATGCACCTCCAGGTGCAGCAGGCCGGGCGTCTGGCGTACGGTGTGCAGCGGGTCGTCGCCCTTGAAGAAGCATTCCGGCTCGGGCTCGTAGCGCAGGGCCACGCGGCCGGGCCGGGCCAGCTCGGCCGGCAGGGCCAGGGCCCAGTCGGGCACCGGTGCGTGGGCTTCGGCCGCGGCCGGCGTGGCGGCGGCGGTGGCCACCGCCGCTGGCCTGGCGGCGGCCGGTGCAGCAGCGCCGGCTTCGGCGCGCAGCGCATCGGCCAGCTGCTGCACGCGGCCGTC encodes the following:
- a CDS encoding IS3 family transposase, with protein sequence MGQARRGRCRRARRRDDQRGRAREGARTRSTRAAQGQRDPEAGQRVFRPGGARPPPQVLKAFVDRHRQEFGVESICRVLQIAPSAYWRHASRQRNPALRSRRAQRDACLVLEVQRVWQANMQVYGADKVWRQLNREGVAVARCTVERLMRQQGLQGVRRGKAVRTTVPDLKAPCPLDRVNRQFRAERPNQLWVSDFTYVSTWQGWVYVAFVVDVFSRRIVGWRQSSSMHTEFVLDALEQALYDRKPTEGDGLVHHSDRGSQYLSIRYSERLAEAGIEPSVGSKGDSYDNALAETINGLYKAEVIHRRGPWKTKQAVELATLEWVAWFNHHRLMEPMGYIPPAEFEANYHRQRAGQAATV
- a CDS encoding methyl-accepting chemotaxis protein, whose product is MPDSSTQQAQTRRRWVSLTRTAAGLGALAVAGLLGWVVWPEVVTPQALAGLAFGALAGLWLGRRTAPILSGHRRRTVAVVTQDIHTLRQAFNVLRQQVEVTIQTSEAAVMSMGERMNRVHRETEELRSRIMEAVTRSQRLSADSLGQAGQHGQAVAALAEHQARFEVSQQAYRERVRAVAERVRQLLPLSATIDEISRQTNLLSINASVEAARAGREGAGFKVVATEVRRLSTLTNEAARQITQGIARAAAAIDEEMSAADGQRGDSSTHQLGEIAHHIQTMGDTLSEVVPYLSQLSTDMDSGMSSVNGDIISALGDMQFQDINRQLLEQINTALGSLSDHFGQIYALIDGKAPPPPVLLEELLGRWTQSYVMNAQRVAHDRGTKGESGPPEAAQPAVMATAGGPRIELF
- a CDS encoding chemotaxis protein CheA codes for the protein MNMSEVLDQFVAESREGLELIGQRLLDVERDPTDTELINDLFRQVHTLKGNSGLFEFEPLERLAHAGEDVLERMRSGLLTITPAIADALLAAMDYAGELLDHIGAHGRLPDVVDGRVQQLADALRAEAGAAAPAAARPAAVATAAATPAAAEAHAPVPDWALALPAELARPGRVALRYEPEPECFFKGDDPLHTVRQTPGLLHLEVHPLAPWPPAAEFDCYRCNLVLLLVSEAPRAYLEEHYRYVPEQVAWHEFQATPAATSAPMPVAGPVPQDEEAKDEAQALMLRRLGQLWNDQRALLQRSGVAAGTVAAVRQTFMNLLQALPGQQAAQQQLAALPAQADALQAWAQQHQPAGTVFRAAEPALTAAGLPLAAVPGRRAGAPTAAEEAGAGTPRLLKVSQDKIDRLMDLIGEMVVAKNALPYLATRAETVFQQRELAREIKTQYSVINRIAEDMQHAIMQVRLLPVGTIFQRFVRLVRDISKRLGKEVELVIEGGDTEADKNVIECLADPLIHIVRNSLDHGLEKPEARVAAGKPACGLLRVSARQDGDRVLIEITDDGAGIDTDKVRAKAAERGLIPADRADALSEQDAVQLVFLPGFSTAQQISDLSGRGVGMDVVRSAVEAIHGSVSLSSVRGQGTTVRLALPLSMAVTNVMMIESAGRRFGVPMNLIVETVRVHADDIHRFKDAQTVVLRGRIVPLRNLNDMLALDEAPRLNADQEHAVLVLRIGSDTIGLLVDEFHGTSDIILKPLEGVLAGITGFAGTALMGDGSVLMILNPKELL
- a CDS encoding response regulator produces the protein MKKSVFLVDDSATMLMSLKNTLEISGYQVDTASDGEMALNKLKGGLKPDLIITDINMPKLDGIGLIREARKLVRFTPILALTTESQQAKRDEAKKHGATGWLVKPVGGADLLKVIKQVVPGA